In one Desulfoferula mesophila genomic region, the following are encoded:
- a CDS encoding efflux transporter outer membrane subunit translates to MTRRLLPVWLALLVLLGGCNLAPQYRRPEAPVPAQWPKGEAYRPSQVAPGAPAVAQLKWQDFFRDQRLQKIITMALENNRDLRLAALNVERARALYGIQRAELFPQVQLGAGAQKQRTAVELTTPGNPRTSEKYNIDLGVVAWEIDFFGRIRSLEEQALQEYLATEQARRSVQIMLVSETARTYLALAADRDNLRLAQETLQSQQYAYDLVKKRFDVGAATELDLFRAETPLQTAKVDIARYQQFAAQSLNALNLLAGASVPRELLPAGLDDLTGPEEVSAGLSSEVLLQRPDIMAAEHRLMGAYALIGAARAAFFPRIVLTGSVGTASNQLSDLFGAGSDTWNFAPRLIMPIFDPRVWAALRVSEADQKIILTQYEKTIQTAFREVADTLAVKGTIGRQLSAQQALVNAEKNSYRLSAQRYVNGIDNYLGVLYSQQSLFTSQKVLVILRLAKLANQVKLYEVLGGGAY, encoded by the coding sequence ATGACTAGGCGGTTGTTACCGGTGTGGCTGGCGCTGCTTGTCTTGCTGGGCGGCTGCAACCTGGCGCCGCAATATCGCCGGCCCGAGGCGCCGGTCCCGGCGCAGTGGCCCAAGGGGGAGGCCTACCGGCCGTCCCAGGTCGCGCCCGGCGCGCCGGCGGTGGCCCAGCTGAAGTGGCAGGATTTTTTCCGGGACCAGCGGCTGCAAAAGATCATCACCATGGCCCTGGAGAACAACCGGGACCTGCGCCTAGCCGCCCTGAACGTGGAGCGGGCCCGCGCCCTGTACGGCATACAAAGGGCGGAGCTGTTTCCCCAGGTGCAATTGGGGGCCGGGGCCCAAAAGCAGCGCACCGCCGTCGAGCTGACCACTCCCGGCAACCCCAGGACCTCGGAAAAATACAACATCGACCTGGGCGTGGTGGCCTGGGAGATCGACTTCTTCGGGCGCATCCGCAGCCTGGAGGAACAGGCCCTGCAGGAATACCTGGCCACCGAGCAGGCCCGGCGTAGCGTGCAGATAATGCTGGTGTCGGAAACCGCCCGGACCTACCTGGCCCTGGCCGCCGACCGCGACAACCTGCGGCTGGCCCAGGAAACCCTGCAATCGCAACAATACGCCTACGACCTGGTGAAAAAACGTTTCGACGTCGGCGCGGCCACCGAGCTGGACCTGTTCCGGGCCGAAACCCCGCTGCAGACCGCCAAGGTGGACATAGCCCGCTATCAGCAGTTTGCAGCCCAGAGCCTGAACGCCCTCAATCTGCTGGCCGGGGCCAGCGTGCCCCGGGAACTGCTGCCCGCCGGGCTGGACGACCTGACCGGACCTGAGGAAGTCTCGGCGGGCCTTTCTTCCGAGGTGCTCTTGCAGCGGCCGGACATAATGGCCGCGGAACACCGGCTGATGGGTGCCTACGCCTTGATCGGCGCGGCGCGGGCCGCCTTTTTCCCGCGCATCGTCCTCACCGGCTCCGTAGGCACCGCCAGCAACCAGCTCTCCGACCTGTTCGGCGCGGGGTCCGATACCTGGAACTTCGCGCCCCGTCTCATCATGCCCATATTCGACCCCCGCGTCTGGGCCGCCTTGCGGGTAAGCGAGGCCGACCAGAAAATCATCCTGACCCAGTATGAAAAGACGATCCAGACGGCGTTCCGCGAAGTGGCGGACACTCTGGCCGTAAAAGGCACCATAGGCCGGCAACTATCGGCGCAGCAGGCCCTGGTCAACGCGGAGAAGAACTCCTACCGGCTCTCCGCGCAACGCTACGTCAACGGAATCGACAACTACCTGGGGGTGCTCTACTCCCAGCAATCCCTCTTCACTTCGCAAAAGGTCCTGGTGATCCTGCGTCTGGCCAAGCTGGCCAACCAGGTGAAGCTCTACGAGGTGTTGGGCGGCGGCGCGTACTGA
- a CDS encoding efflux RND transporter permease subunit produces the protein MLSKFFLERPVFAWVIAIIMMTAGLLAIHNLSISQYPNIAPPSIAIDAFFPGASAETVENTVTQIIEQKMTGLEDMLYLSGTSSSSGASRVELTFAAGTDPDIAWSKVQNKLQLAMASLPDVVQRQGVQVSKSTRNYLIIVGLISEDGSMDGDALRDYAQSNLEKILSRVPGVGEVNNFGTQYAMRIWVDLDKLIKYRLTLADVTEALKTYNVEISAGQFGGAPAVKGQRLNASIIVQHLLQTPEQFADIPIRTNPDGSVVRVKDVASTELGTERYDVVAEYDGKPAAGMAIRMAAGANALDTANAIKAKLVEMSRYFPPGMKVIYPYDTTPFTQVAIDEVVKTLFEAILLVFIIMYLFMGTFRATLIPTIAVPVVLLGTFAVLDLFGFSINMLTMFAMVLAIGLLVDDAIVVVENVERIMSEEGLPPKEATAKSMDQITSALIGIGLVLSAVFGPMMFFPGSTGVIYRQFSVTVISSMLLSVVVALILTPVLCATLLKPVAKGHESSEHVVFFLRPFFRWFDRVFLRTREWYLGVVGRALSKKLRYMALFVLIVAAMAYLFQQMPTSYLPDEDQGILYVQAILPSGATLEQTQDVLNQVREYFVKNEKDAVESMMAVAGFSFGGQGQNVGLGFVKLKDWDKRRSANLSVWAIAGRAMGYFSTIKSAMVFAFAPPAVIELGRANGFDFELQDRGGLGHEKLMAARNQLLVMAAQDHRLARVRPNGMNDVPEYYIDVDWRKAGAQGVSVAAIHNTISAAFGSAYVNDFIQAGRVKRVYIQADAPHRMLPGDLQKLYVRNNAGRMVPFSSFATGRWSSGSPMLERYNGFPAVNIWGEPAPGYSSGDAMQAIEEIADKLPKGIGYDWTGLSYQERMAGSQAPLLYAFSIFVIFLCLAALYESWPIPISILMALPLGVIGGVAGSYWQGLPNDVYFQIGLLTTLGLTTKNAILIVQFAKARVDQGTPLLEATLEAAKLRLRPIVMTSMAFGFGILPLALATGAGSGAQKAIGIAVLGGMFTSTFLVTVFAPLFYVIIYNLLGKHKKRAAPRPGRHADRGGPAHD, from the coding sequence ATGCTCTCCAAGTTCTTTCTGGAGCGGCCGGTATTCGCCTGGGTCATCGCCATCATCATGATGACCGCGGGACTGCTGGCCATCCACAACCTGTCCATATCCCAGTACCCCAACATCGCCCCGCCCTCCATCGCCATCGACGCCTTCTTCCCCGGGGCCTCGGCCGAGACGGTCGAGAACACGGTGACCCAGATCATCGAGCAGAAGATGACCGGCCTGGAGGACATGCTCTACCTGTCGGGCACCAGTTCCTCTTCCGGGGCCTCGCGGGTGGAGCTCACCTTCGCCGCCGGCACCGACCCGGACATCGCCTGGTCCAAGGTGCAGAACAAGCTGCAATTAGCCATGGCCAGCCTGCCCGACGTGGTGCAGCGCCAGGGGGTGCAGGTCAGCAAGTCCACCCGCAACTACCTCATCATCGTGGGCCTAATCTCCGAAGACGGCAGTATGGACGGCGACGCCCTGCGCGATTACGCCCAGTCCAACCTGGAGAAAATTCTTTCGCGGGTGCCCGGGGTGGGCGAGGTGAACAACTTCGGCACCCAGTACGCCATGCGTATCTGGGTGGACCTGGACAAGCTGATCAAGTATCGCCTCACCTTGGCCGACGTGACTGAGGCGCTCAAGACCTACAACGTCGAGATCTCGGCCGGGCAGTTCGGCGGCGCGCCGGCGGTCAAGGGCCAGCGCCTCAACGCCTCCATCATCGTGCAGCACCTGCTGCAGACCCCGGAGCAGTTCGCCGACATACCCATCCGCACCAACCCCGACGGCTCGGTGGTGCGGGTGAAGGACGTGGCCAGCACCGAGCTGGGCACCGAGCGTTACGACGTGGTCGCCGAATATGACGGCAAGCCGGCCGCGGGCATGGCCATCCGCATGGCCGCCGGGGCCAACGCCCTGGACACGGCCAACGCCATCAAGGCCAAGCTGGTGGAGATGAGCCGTTATTTCCCGCCGGGCATGAAGGTCATCTACCCCTACGACACCACGCCCTTCACCCAGGTGGCCATCGACGAGGTGGTCAAGACGCTCTTCGAGGCGATCCTGCTGGTGTTCATCATCATGTACCTGTTCATGGGCACCTTCCGGGCCACCCTGATCCCCACCATCGCGGTGCCGGTGGTGCTGCTGGGCACCTTCGCGGTGCTGGATCTCTTCGGTTTTTCCATAAACATGCTGACCATGTTCGCCATGGTGCTGGCCATCGGCCTGTTGGTGGACGACGCCATCGTGGTGGTGGAGAACGTCGAGCGGATCATGTCCGAGGAGGGCCTGCCCCCCAAGGAGGCCACCGCCAAGTCCATGGATCAGATCACCAGCGCCTTGATCGGCATCGGCCTGGTGCTCTCGGCGGTGTTCGGCCCCATGATGTTTTTCCCCGGCTCCACCGGGGTGATCTACCGGCAATTTTCGGTAACCGTCATCTCCTCCATGCTGCTGTCGGTGGTGGTGGCCCTGATCCTCACCCCGGTGCTGTGCGCCACCCTGCTCAAGCCCGTGGCCAAGGGCCACGAGTCCTCCGAGCACGTGGTGTTTTTCCTGCGGCCTTTTTTCCGCTGGTTCGACCGCGTATTTTTGCGCACCCGGGAGTGGTACCTGGGGGTGGTGGGCCGGGCTTTGAGCAAGAAGCTGCGCTACATGGCCTTGTTCGTGCTGATCGTGGCGGCCATGGCCTACCTGTTCCAGCAGATGCCCACTTCCTACCTGCCGGACGAGGACCAGGGCATACTCTACGTCCAGGCGATCCTGCCCTCCGGGGCCACCCTGGAACAGACCCAGGACGTCTTGAATCAGGTGCGGGAATATTTCGTCAAGAACGAGAAGGACGCGGTGGAGTCCATGATGGCCGTCGCGGGCTTCAGCTTTGGCGGCCAGGGCCAGAACGTGGGCCTGGGCTTCGTGAAGCTCAAGGACTGGGATAAGCGCCGGAGCGCCAACCTCAGCGTCTGGGCCATAGCCGGCCGGGCCATGGGCTACTTCTCCACCATCAAGTCGGCCATGGTCTTCGCCTTCGCGCCGCCGGCGGTCATCGAGCTGGGCCGGGCCAACGGCTTTGACTTCGAATTGCAGGACCGGGGCGGGCTGGGCCACGAAAAGCTGATGGCGGCCCGCAACCAGCTATTGGTCATGGCCGCGCAAGACCACCGCCTGGCCAGGGTGCGGCCCAACGGCATGAACGACGTGCCCGAGTATTACATCGACGTGGACTGGCGCAAGGCCGGGGCCCAGGGGGTGTCCGTCGCCGCCATTCACAACACCATCTCCGCCGCCTTCGGCAGCGCCTACGTCAACGACTTCATCCAGGCCGGGCGGGTCAAGCGGGTCTACATCCAGGCCGACGCTCCCCACCGCATGCTGCCTGGCGACCTGCAAAAGCTCTACGTGCGCAACAACGCCGGCAGGATGGTGCCCTTCTCCTCCTTCGCCACCGGCCGCTGGTCTTCGGGCTCGCCCATGCTGGAGCGCTACAACGGCTTCCCGGCGGTCAACATATGGGGCGAGCCGGCCCCCGGCTACAGCTCCGGCGACGCCATGCAGGCCATTGAGGAAATCGCGGACAAGCTGCCCAAGGGCATAGGCTACGACTGGACCGGGCTGTCCTACCAGGAACGCATGGCCGGCTCCCAGGCGCCCTTGCTCTACGCCTTTTCCATTTTCGTGATCTTCCTGTGCCTGGCGGCCCTGTATGAAAGCTGGCCCATTCCCATCTCCATCTTGATGGCCTTGCCCCTGGGGGTCATCGGAGGTGTAGCCGGCTCTTACTGGCAGGGCCTGCCCAACGACGTCTACTTCCAGATCGGCTTGCTGACCACCTTGGGGCTGACCACCAAGAACGCCATCTTGATCGTGCAGTTCGCCAAGGCCCGGGTGGACCAGGGGACCCCCCTGCTGGAGGCGACCCTGGAGGCGGCCAAGCTGCGCCTGCGGCCCATTGTCATGACCTCCATGGCCTTCGGTTTCGGCATCCTACCCCTGGCCCTGGCCACCGGGGCGGGCTCCGGGGCGCAGAAGGCCATCGGCATCGCGGTGCTGGGCGGCATGTTTACCTCCACCTTCCTGGTTACGGTGTTCGCGCCGCTGTTTTACGTGATCATCTACAACCTGCTGGGCAAACACAAAAAACGGGCGGCGCCCAGACCCGGCCGCCATGCCGACCGGGGGGGGCCAGCACATGACTAG